The segment CAGAACCGAGGAACGTACTGTTTCGGGTCAACTGGCTTCATCTCCAGTCCGAGTTCTTGCGAGATGTAGCGGTACGTTCGTCCAATTTCTTTCTGGTCTACCCGGGACACTTCCGCGACTTCTTCGAGACTGCGGGGGATTCCTTCCTGCCGACAGGCGGCGTACAGCGTACTCGTTGCGACGCCTTCGATGGAGCGGCCGCGAATCAAGTCTTCGGCGAGTGCTCGCCGATAAATTACTGAGGCGACTTCCCGTACCGACCGCGGCACACCGAGTGCAGAGGCCATTCGGTCGATTTCGGAGAGTGCGAACTGAAGATTGCGCTCGCCAGCGTCTTTCGTCCGGATGCGTTCTTGCCACTTTCGCAGACGATGCATCT is part of the Haladaptatus cibarius D43 genome and harbors:
- a CDS encoding transcription initiation factor IIB is translated as KSKSRVGAPTTQTMHDKGLTTTIDWKNQDAYGRSLSSEKRSQMHRLRKWQERIRTKDAGERNLQFALSEIDRMASALGVPRSVREVASVIYRRALAEDLIRGRSIEGVATSTLYAACRQEGIPRSLEEVAEVSRVDQKEIGRTYRYISQELGLEMKPVDPKQYVPRFCSDLGVSEEVQSKANEIIDTTAEQGLLSGKSPTGYAAAAIYAASLLCNEKKTQREVADVAQVTEVTIRNRYQEQIEALGIH